The sequence below is a genomic window from Barrientosiimonas humi.
GTCCACCCGCCACGTCGTGGAGGTCAAGACCACCCAGCGGGCCGTCGCCACCACGGTCGAGTCGTGCCAGCGCACCCCGACCGACACCCCCGGGGTGACCCCCCGCAGCTGACCGCGGGGAATGGCCATCGAGCCGTTCGCTGTTAGACTTGTCAGTTCAACCACGGTCTGGGCTGGCCTTGACGTCGACTCGTCGTCGTAGGCGCCATCCCGGACCGCGTTGTTTGTGCCGGGTGGTTCGCCACCCGGCCTACGTTCATTCCCAAGGAGACCAACCGTGACCGACACCGCCAACACCTCGGCAAGCTTCCTGACCCAGGACGCCTACGACCGGCTGAAGGCTGAGCTGGAGCACCTCTCCGGCGAGGGTCGCACCGACATCGCCAAGCGCATCGAGGCCGCCCGCGACGAGGGTGACCTCAAGGAGAACGGCGGCTACCACGCGGCCAAGGAGGAGCAGGGCAAGATGGAGGCCCGCATCCGCCAGCTCGAGTCGCTGCTGCGCGACGCCATCGTCGGCGAGGCCCCCAAGGACGACGGGATCGTCGAGCCCGGCATGGTCGTGACCGTCGAGATGTTCGGCGACGAGGAGAAGTTCCTGCTCGGCAGCCGCGAGATCGCCGGCGACAGCGAGCTCGACGTCTACTCCGAGAAGTCGCCGCTCGGCGCGGCCATCATGGGCAAGAAGAAGGGCGAGTCCGCCGAGTACGAAGCGCCCAACGGCAAGACCGTCAAGGTCAAGATCCTCGACGCGACGCCCTACACCGACTGAGGGTCGCAGCGTCCGGCGCGGGCCGAGACACCGAAGAATGCGCGAGGCGTACAGGAATTCCTGTACGCCTCGCGCATTCGTGGGGTCCCGCTTCGGCGACGATGCCGCCGCACCGGTTACCGCGCGACGGCCCGCTGGTACATCCGGATCGACAGCGGGACGAAGATCGCCAGGATCAGCGCGATCCAGCCGAGGGTGTAGATCTCGGCGTTGCGCAGCGCCCAGGTGTACTCGATCGTCGCGAGCCGCTGCTCCTGGCTCACGCCCGGTTGCCCGGGCAGAGCGAACAGGTTGCCGAAGTTCTCGCGGGCGGCATGGGTCAGCGTCGACACCGGGTTCCACCCGGCGATCGCCTTGAGCACCGCCGGCATCTGCTCGCTCGGCACGAACGTGTTGGCGATGAACGTCAGCGGGAAGATCACGATGAACGAGGCGTTGTTGACGATCTCGGGCGTGCGCACCGCGAGGCCGACGAACGCCATGATCCAGCTGAACGCGTAGGCGAACAGCAGCATCAGGCCGTACGCCACCACGGCCCCCGCGATCCCCTCGCGGATGCGCCAGCCGATGGCCAGCCCGGTGAGGGTCATGACGACGAGCACGACGACGTTGGTGAGCAGGTCGGACAGGGTCCGCCCGAAGAGCACGGCGCCGGGGTGCATCGGCAGCGTGCGGAAGCGGTCGATGACGCCCTTCTGCATGTCTTCGGCCATGCCCCACCCGGTGAGGGTGGCGCCGAAGATGATCGTCTGGGTGAAGATGCCGCACATCAGGAACTCGCGGTATCCGGCGTTGTTGCCGGGGCCGGCGAGGCTGCCGAAGACGTAGCCGAACAGCAGGATGAACATGATCGGCTGCAGCGTGGTGAAGACCAGCAGGTCGGGCACCCGCTTGATCTTGATCAGGTTGCGCCGGGTGACGGTCCAGGCGTCGGGGACGAGCGTGCTCATGAGCTGACCTCCTGCTGCTGGTCGGCCCCAGCCTCGGCGTCGTCGGTGGCGTCCTCGGCGCGGTGGCCGGTGAGGGACAGGAAGGCGTCGTCCAGCGTGGGGCGACGGATCCCGATGTCCTGCACGGCGATGCCCGCGTCGT
It includes:
- the greA gene encoding transcription elongation factor GreA, with the protein product MTDTANTSASFLTQDAYDRLKAELEHLSGEGRTDIAKRIEAARDEGDLKENGGYHAAKEEQGKMEARIRQLESLLRDAIVGEAPKDDGIVEPGMVVTVEMFGDEEKFLLGSREIAGDSELDVYSEKSPLGAAIMGKKKGESAEYEAPNGKTVKVKILDATPYTD
- a CDS encoding ABC transporter permease: MSTLVPDAWTVTRRNLIKIKRVPDLLVFTTLQPIMFILLFGYVFGSLAGPGNNAGYREFLMCGIFTQTIIFGATLTGWGMAEDMQKGVIDRFRTLPMHPGAVLFGRTLSDLLTNVVVLVVMTLTGLAIGWRIREGIAGAVVAYGLMLLFAYAFSWIMAFVGLAVRTPEIVNNASFIVIFPLTFIANTFVPSEQMPAVLKAIAGWNPVSTLTHAARENFGNLFALPGQPGVSQEQRLATIEYTWALRNAEIYTLGWIALILAIFVPLSIRMYQRAVAR